The Sporosarcina sp. ANT_H38 genome has a window encoding:
- a CDS encoding YunC family protein gives MIDLKAIDIEGHIFFSALFELPKTTLIYVGNNKGYIMCSTLDIGQLNEKLEDSNVIAGIAVEVKTVDQLLEASLEAITYEAEELGIKKGMIGREALLKMV, from the coding sequence ATGATAGATTTGAAGGCCATTGATATCGAAGGTCATATATTTTTTAGTGCATTATTTGAGTTGCCAAAAACAACCTTGATTTATGTAGGGAATAATAAAGGATATATCATGTGTAGTACTCTTGATATTGGGCAACTGAATGAAAAATTGGAAGACAGTAACGTGATTGCTGGCATAGCCGTTGAAGTTAAGACAGTTGACCAACTACTTGAGGCTTCTTTAGAAGCTATCACCTATGAAGCTGAGGAACTTGGAATCAAAAAAGGTATGATTGGTAGAGAAGCACTTTTGAAAATGGTATAA
- a CDS encoding replication initiation protein, producing the protein MARENDKKQLVSYENGIKKSNDFSMAKLSQGLTLNQMQLFAFAIFSTQQDGHTGFIKADFERKFELKRYLTKDAKIDAQRLLNLKFSIEDLENDYFEYWNVFQSIKYDKGEFRFKWTDDMIPHILELKDHYVTTDLTITSQFKSSFSWTLYEYLKARYGAYYLPVSKEALLRLFGVENRKTYQSNTGRFKETVLDVAIEELNKYTELEVWYKEKKKGRAIVGFEIHWSTGKTVPLATDNQSEELKRLIDEVFALWDAVHQMQNEDNKEKAKKLVIETEEMRKGKGEQVTSKEASEYIPRAKDNLRWIEMMLENDKKPAVKKSVPFYNWLEERV; encoded by the coding sequence TTGGCTAGGGAAAACGATAAAAAACAATTGGTCTCTTATGAAAATGGCATTAAAAAGAGTAATGACTTTTCAATGGCGAAGTTGAGTCAGGGCTTAACTTTAAATCAAATGCAATTATTTGCTTTCGCTATTTTTTCAACGCAACAGGACGGACACACGGGGTTCATAAAAGCCGATTTCGAAAGGAAGTTTGAACTTAAACGTTATTTAACCAAGGATGCCAAGATAGATGCACAACGATTATTGAATTTAAAGTTTAGTATTGAGGATTTAGAAAATGATTATTTTGAGTATTGGAATGTGTTTCAGTCAATTAAATACGATAAGGGTGAATTTCGTTTTAAATGGACTGACGATATGATTCCTCATATTTTGGAGTTAAAGGATCATTATGTAACAACTGATTTAACGATTACATCACAATTCAAGAGTAGCTTTAGTTGGACGTTATATGAATATTTAAAGGCTCGTTATGGGGCTTACTATTTACCCGTTTCAAAAGAGGCTCTCCTGCGTTTGTTCGGCGTTGAAAACAGAAAAACATATCAGTCTAATACAGGTCGATTCAAGGAAACTGTATTAGATGTTGCTATTGAGGAATTAAACAAGTACACCGAACTTGAAGTTTGGTACAAAGAAAAGAAAAAAGGTCGGGCTATTGTCGGATTTGAAATACATTGGTCAACAGGTAAAACAGTTCCGTTAGCAACAGATAATCAATCAGAGGAATTAAAAAGACTGATTGACGAAGTGTTTGCGCTATGGGACGCTGTTCATCAAATGCAAAATGAAGATAATAAAGAGAAAGCGAAAAAGCTAGTTATAGAAACAGAGGAGATGCGAAAAGGCAAAGGGGAGCAAGTTACTTCAAAAGAAGCAAGTGAATATATTCCACGGGCGAAAGATAATCTTAGATGGATTGAAATGATGTTGGAAAATGATAAAAAGCCAGCTGTTAAAAAATCTGTACCCTTCTATAATTGGTTAGAAGAAAGAGTGTGA